A portion of the Candidatus Hydrogenedentota bacterium genome contains these proteins:
- a CDS encoding Dam family site-specific DNA-(adenine-N6)-methyltransferase produces MSRSTPKPRTSEAHPAAAAPSLPPLLKWLGGKRWLVPDLAALYAGHRHRRLVEPFCGGLAVALGLRPREALLNDTNPHLINFYEWVQRGLHITLDMANDPATYYRHRERFNQLIARGDVCSREAASLFYYLNRTGFNGLCRFNRKGAFNVPFGRYRGIRYADSFEAHRREFTPWRFTSADFGYLPLDADDFIYADPPYDAAFTQYGADGFAWDDQVRLAQWLVRHPGPVVLSNHDTERVRALYQDLGFRIVLLHAPRRISANGDRTPARELLALRNVQGRE; encoded by the coding sequence ATGTCCCGATCCACGCCGAAGCCCCGAACCTCCGAAGCTCACCCTGCAGCAGCAGCGCCGAGCCTGCCGCCGCTCCTGAAATGGCTGGGGGGCAAGCGCTGGCTCGTGCCCGATCTTGCCGCGCTTTATGCCGGCCACCGGCACCGTCGCCTCGTGGAGCCCTTCTGCGGCGGCTTGGCCGTTGCCTTGGGCCTGCGCCCCCGTGAAGCTCTCCTGAACGATACGAACCCGCACCTCATCAACTTCTACGAGTGGGTTCAGCGCGGGCTCCATATCACCCTCGACATGGCGAACGACCCAGCGACCTACTACCGCCATCGCGAACGCTTCAATCAGCTCATCGCCCGGGGCGACGTGTGCTCTCGCGAGGCGGCGTCCCTGTTCTATTACCTCAATCGCACCGGCTTCAACGGCCTCTGTCGCTTCAACCGCAAGGGCGCGTTCAATGTCCCCTTTGGTCGCTATCGTGGCATCCGCTATGCCGACTCCTTCGAAGCCCATCGGCGCGAGTTCACCCCGTGGCGTTTCACGTCCGCCGACTTCGGCTACCTGCCCCTGGACGCCGACGATTTCATCTACGCCGATCCGCCCTACGACGCCGCCTTCACCCAATACGGTGCCGACGGTTTCGCATGGGACGATCAGGTGCGCCTCGCCCAGTGGCTCGTGCGCCATCCCGGTCCCGTGGTGCTCTCGAACCACGACACGGAACGGGTGCGAGCCCTCTACCAGGATCTCGGCTTTCGCATCGTACTGCTTCACGCGCCAAGACGCATCAGCGCCAACGGTGACCGGACACCCGCGCGGGAGCTGCTGGCGTTGAGGAATGTTCAGGGGCGCGAGTGA
- a CDS encoding DUF3800 domain-containing protein, producing the protein MAGESESEFEDLDVIHYFVDEAGDPVLFDGKGRVRVGTEGCSKCFIVGKLEVNDPDGLSDKLEALRAELLADPYFKRVPSFQPEWKKTSVMFHAKDDVPEVRQAVFKLLREADLRFYAVVRDKSALVKAVHVRNAQEPGYRYNQDEQYDSLISDLFRHFHGTADIAKVCFARRSKKNRTAALFTALENARAEFQRSFRFPMPGRFEIDCSKRAERAGLQAVDYCLWALQRHYEKGESRYLEYLWPQVGEIHSLDEIAEGRVGVLYGQRRPMAWDTGEQA; encoded by the coding sequence ATGGCTGGAGAAAGCGAGAGCGAATTCGAAGACCTCGACGTCATCCATTATTTCGTGGATGAGGCCGGTGACCCCGTGCTTTTCGATGGGAAAGGCCGGGTCCGCGTGGGGACGGAGGGCTGCTCAAAGTGTTTCATCGTAGGGAAGCTCGAAGTGAACGATCCCGACGGCCTGAGCGACAAGCTGGAGGCGCTCCGGGCGGAATTGCTGGCGGACCCTTACTTCAAGCGGGTGCCCTCTTTCCAGCCTGAGTGGAAGAAGACCTCGGTTATGTTTCACGCAAAGGACGATGTTCCCGAAGTGCGCCAGGCCGTATTCAAACTTCTGCGCGAGGCCGACCTTCGCTTCTATGCGGTGGTGCGCGACAAGAGCGCGCTGGTGAAGGCCGTCCACGTGCGCAATGCCCAGGAACCGGGCTACCGATACAATCAGGACGAGCAGTACGACAGCCTGATAAGTGACCTCTTCCGGCATTTTCACGGGACTGCGGATATAGCGAAGGTGTGCTTCGCGCGTCGGTCGAAGAAGAATCGGACGGCCGCCCTGTTTACCGCGCTGGAGAATGCCCGGGCAGAGTTTCAGCGAAGTTTCCGGTTTCCCATGCCGGGGAGATTCGAAATCGATTGCAGCAAGCGGGCGGAACGGGCGGGCCTGCAGGCGGTGGATTACTGCCTCTGGGCACTGCAACGGCACTACGAAAAGGGCGAGTCGCGCTATCTGGAGTATCTCTGGCCCCAAGTTGGAGAGATACACTCCTTGGACGAAATCGCGGAGGGTCGGGTCGGGGTCCTGTACGGACAACGGCGACCCATGGCGTGGGATACGGGTGAGCAGGCATAG
- a CDS encoding type IV toxin-antitoxin system AbiEi family antitoxin domain-containing protein, giving the protein MEHITDKILETARRQSVFRARDIRDVRDPRSTLRRMVQRGELVQPGRGLYGLPDGELSMSHTFVEANRRYPGGVICLVSALVFHGIGTQMPHETWMMRRDRKMPPSDEAIRFVYCTGPHFEHGAEEHLIEGVSVRIYHPARTIADCFKYRNKIGLDVAIEALREGWRAKRFTMDELWAAAKVCRVQRIIQPYLEMLVQ; this is encoded by the coding sequence GTGGAGCACATCACCGACAAGATATTGGAGACCGCGCGGCGGCAATCCGTCTTTCGCGCGCGCGACATTCGCGACGTGCGTGATCCGAGATCCACGCTCCGGCGTATGGTTCAGCGCGGCGAGCTCGTGCAGCCCGGGCGAGGACTCTATGGACTGCCGGACGGGGAGCTGAGCATGAGCCACACGTTCGTCGAAGCCAACCGACGCTATCCCGGCGGTGTGATTTGTCTTGTCTCCGCGCTCGTCTTTCATGGCATTGGCACGCAGATGCCTCATGAGACCTGGATGATGCGGCGCGACCGAAAAATGCCACCGAGTGATGAGGCCATCCGTTTCGTCTACTGCACGGGGCCTCACTTCGAGCACGGCGCAGAAGAGCACCTGATCGAGGGCGTTTCGGTACGCATCTACCACCCGGCGAGAACAATTGCCGACTGCTTCAAGTACCGAAACAAGATCGGGCTGGATGTCGCCATCGAGGCGCTCCGCGAAGGCTGGCGGGCAAAGCGATTCACGATGGACGAACTCTGGGCCGCGGCCAAGGTATGCCGCGTGCAGCGGATCATACAGCCCTACCTCGAAATGCTGGTCCAGTGA
- a CDS encoding metal-dependent hydrolase, producing the protein MSPITHFLSGWLLANTVPMERRDRALVTLSAVVPDVDGLGIVAEILTRGSKHPLLWWSDYHHVLHNVGFAVACAGLAFAIGKRRGKTALLVFAGFHLHLAGDLIGARGPDGDQWPMPYLLPFSDAWQLTWSGQWALNAWPNFLITGVALAATFVLAYIRGHSPLELISIRADSAFVRTVRNRFRGRA; encoded by the coding sequence ATGAGTCCCATTACCCACTTCCTCAGCGGTTGGCTGCTGGCCAACACCGTCCCCATGGAGCGCCGTGACCGCGCGCTTGTAACACTCAGCGCCGTGGTTCCAGATGTCGACGGACTGGGAATCGTCGCAGAAATTCTTACCAGAGGCTCAAAGCACCCGCTGCTCTGGTGGTCCGACTACCACCATGTGCTTCACAATGTCGGATTTGCGGTCGCCTGCGCCGGTTTGGCATTTGCAATTGGCAAGCGGCGCGGGAAGACGGCACTCCTGGTATTCGCGGGTTTTCATCTCCATCTGGCTGGCGACCTTATTGGCGCGCGCGGACCCGATGGCGACCAGTGGCCCATGCCTTACCTGCTGCCATTTTCCGATGCCTGGCAACTTACCTGGAGTGGCCAATGGGCGTTGAACGCCTGGCCCAATTTTCTTATTACCGGCGTAGCCCTTGCCGCAACGTTCGTCCTCGCGTACATCCGGGGCCATTCCCCTCTGGAGTTGATTTCCATCCGCGCGGACTCGGCGTTCGTGAGGACCGTGCGAAACCGATTCCGAGGCAGAGCGTAA